Proteins encoded by one window of Carassius auratus strain Wakin unplaced genomic scaffold, ASM336829v1 scaf_tig00032445, whole genome shotgun sequence:
- the LOC113080890 gene encoding galactose-3-O-sulfotransferase 2-like — protein sequence MRFMWFSLMFLTVLCVALQMMGVARQARSSKELKLVSEQLVRMPAEMHGPIKNRDWKNLWSVSAAIFEEPVDQQPFIQRKDKSENPHSEEERVQVLEDTRKKRSNTTKAAPLIEANKLWLDQDFPKKPQRPVFPKRIPKMKTPPPSDDKADKHAVKSLVDDTVMCQPKNHIVFLKTHKTASSTILNILYRYGESHNLTFALPAKMQSQLFYPTFFAARFVEGVKSRSVKEFHILCNHMRFRSQEVRKVMPKDTFYFSILRNPVAMMESLFVYYKAIPAFRGVKSLEEFLIQGGRSYNASVPYNHYARNILTFDFGLDNTAPKNDTELDKRSAEVIAAVERDFPLILISEYFDESLVLLKHALCWSLDDVLSFRLNSRSERSRRPLRTETAERLKEWNSLDWRLYQHFNATFWKRIESTLGRAKLQQEVILLRAKRRKLEKTCLQEGGAVDPARVQDSSLKPFQYGVAVIQGYNLRLGLNNDTRQLCQRLITPELQYTSALYTKQFPQLSAAAAAEKKIGVSRSTAAHRAVERNVETNVHTAMMNNTSHNNTNKVIVDEQLKQFS from the exons ATGCGCTTCATGTGGTTCTCTCTGATGTTCCTGACGGTCCTCTGCGTGGCTCTGCAGATGATGGGAGTCGCCCGACAGGCCAG GAGCTCCAAGGAATTGAAACTTGTGAGCGAGCAGCTGGTCAGAATGCCTGCAGAGATGCACGGGCCCATAAAGAACAGAGACTGGAAAAATCTTTGGTCCGTCTCAGCAGCCATTTTTGAGGAACCAGTAGACCAGCAACCTTTCATACAAAGAAAAGACAAGAGTGAAAACCCTCATTCAGAAGAGGAGAGGGTCCAAGTCTTGGAGGATACAAGAAAAAAGCGTTCTAACACTACCAAAGCAGCTCCACTAATAGAGGCCAATAAACTATGGCTTGACCAAGATTTTCCAAAGAAACCACAGAGGCCAGTTTTCCCCAAAAggatcccaaaaatgaaaacacctCCACCCTCTGATGACAAAGCTGATAAACATGCAGTAAAATCACTAGTTGACGACACTGTGATGTGTCAGCCCAAAAATCATATCGTCTTCCTCAAGACACACAAGACTGCCAGCAGCACCATACTGAACATTCTCTATCGTTATGGGGAAAGCCATAATCTGACCTTTGCCTTGCCAGCGAAAATGCAGAGCCAGTTATTTTACCCAACATTCTTTGCAGCACGCTTTGTGGAGGGTGTCAAGTCTCGCAGCGTGAAGGAGTTCCACATCCTGTGCAACCACATGAGATTCAGATCACAGGAG GTCAGGAAAGTGATGCCTAAAGATACATTCTACTTTTCCATTCTTCGGAATCCAGTGGCGATGATGGAATCCCTGTTTGTTTACTACAAAGCGATCCCAGCTTTCCGTGGTGTCAAAAGCCTTGAGGAGTTCCTGATCCAGGGTGGGCGGAGCTACAATGCGTCTGTGCCTTATAACCACTATGCACGTAACATTTTGACCTTTGACTTCGGTCTGGATAATACAGCACCTAAGAACGACACCGAGCTGGACAAACGTAGCGCCGAGGTCATCGCCGCTGTGGAACGTGACTTTCCGCTGATCCTCATCTCAGAGTATTTTGATGAATCGCTAGTGCTTCTAAAACATGCCCTCTGCTGGTCACTAGATGACGTTTTATCTTTCCGCCTCAACAGTCGCAGTGAACGCTCGCGCAGGCCCTTGAGGACAGAGACCGCAGAGCGGTTAAAAGAGTGGAATTCACTTGACTGGCGATTGTATCAGCACTTTAATGCCACTTTCTGGAAACGCATAGAATCCACACTCGGGCGGGCGAAGCTCCAACAGGAAGTTATACTTCTGAGGGCAAAGAGGAGAAAGCTTGAGAAAACATGTCTTCAGGAAGGAGGGGCGGTAGATCCTGCGCGGGTCCAGGATTCATCCCTGAAGCCGTTTCAGTATGGTGTAGCAGTTATTCAGGGTTATAACCTCCGACTGGGGTTAAACAATGACACTCGTCAGCTTTGTCAGAGGTTGATTACACCTGAGCTACAGTACACCTCAGCTTTGTACACCAAACAGTTCCCTCAGCTGAGTGCCGCTGCTGCTGCGGAAAAAAAGATTGGGGTTTCCAGAAGCACTGCAGCGCACAGAGCTGTTGAGCGCAATGTTGAGACAAATGTTCACACAGCAATGATGAACAATACCTCACATAACAATACTAATAAAGTCATCGTGGATGAACAGCTTAAACAGTTTAGCTAA